Part of the Labrenzia sp. PHM005 genome is shown below.
CTTGGCTGGGCGCTGATGAAACTGATCATCCGTTATGCGAAAGCGGACGGGATCGAGACCATCAAGGGTGAAGTTCTGAAAGAAAACACCTCAATGATCTCGATGTGTCAGGCGCTCGGATTTAAGATCACAACATCCCCCGACGATGCGGGAATTTCAGATGTGATCTTGCCCGTTACGGATTTGCCTGAGGACAGCGCCTGATCTGTTGGCTCAACCCTTTTCGGCCGCTGCTCGGATCTGGCTGAGGCTGGCGCCAGGGGTGATGGCTTCCGGATCCAGCTTCAAATGCAAGATAGCCGGTTTGCCAGAAGCACGCGCCCGCTCATAAGCCGGACCGAACTCTTCGGTCGTCTCAACCGTTTCACCAAAGGCGCCATAACATTTCGCCAATTCGGCAAAATCCGGATTGACCAACTTGGTCGCCGATGGACGGCCCGGGTAGGTACGTTCTTGGTGCATACGGATGGTGCCATACATGCCGTTGTCGATGACCAGCACGATAATGTTGGCGGCTTCCTGACAGGCTGTACCGAACTCTTGCATGGTCATTTGCAGGCAGCCGTCCCCGGCAAAACACACGACCTCGCGGTCTGGGAAAGTAAGCTTTCCAGCGACCGCGGCTGGAAGACCGTAGCCCATCGACCCAGAGGTTGGGGCGGCTTGTGTGGCAAACCGGCGGAACCGGTGAAACCGGTGCAGCCATGTGGCGTAGTTGCCTGCGCCATTGGTGCAGACCACATCTTCCGGCAGGTTGTTCTCCAGCCACTCCATGACGCCGGACATCTGTAAACTGCCTGGGATTTCCGGTCGCGCTCCAGACCAACCCAGATAATCTTGATGGGCCTTTTCCGCTTCACCGGCGCCCTTTAGTTCTGCTGGTGGTTGCAGGCCTTCAACCGCCTTACAGAAAGCTGTCGGGCTGGCGTTGATCGACAAATCCGCCCGGTACACTCGGCCGAGCTCTTCAGCATCGGCATGAACATGCACCAGCTGCTGGCTCGGGGCCGGGATATCCAGCAAGGAATAAGACTGGCTCGGCATTTCCGACAGGCGGCCACCAACCAGCAGAATCAAGTCGGATGCTTTGACGCGGGCGAGCAGTTTCGGATTGATACCGATGCCAACATCGCCGGCATAGTTCGGATGCAGATTGTCGAACAGCATTTGACGGCGGAAGGAACAGGCAACCGGCAGATCAAACCGTTCCGCAAAGCGGGTGAAGGCGGCAACAGCTTCTTCGGACCATCGGCTGCCGCCGAGAATGGCGATCGGCCGTTCCGCCGCCCAAAGCCGCTTTTGCAAATCTGCCATTTGCGGCAGGCCTGGATAGGTCTCAACTTGCTGCCAGGCTGGCGGTTGAGCAACATCGGCGAGTTCCACAAGTGTGTCTTCCGGCAGAGCCAGAACCACAGGCCCTGGGCGTCCAGAAGTCGCGACATGATAGGCGCGGGAGATGAACTCCGGAACCCGGTCTGCGTGATCGATCTCCGCCACCCATTTGGCAATGCCGCCGAACATCTGGCGATAGTCGACTTCCTGGAAGGCTTCGCGCTCGCGCATACCCCGCTCTATCTGACCAATAAACAGGATCATCGGCGTGGAATCCTGGGCAGCCACATGGACCCCTGCGGACGCATTGGTTGCTCCGGGTCCCCGGGTCACCATGCAGATCCCCGGTTTGCCGGTCAGCTTGCCATGGGCGTCGGCCATCATCGCCGCGCCGCCTTCCTGGCGGCAGACGGTCACCGGGATGGATGCATCATGCAGAGCATCGAGGACTGCCAGATAGCTTTCACCTGGAACACAATAAACGCGCTCCGCTCCATGGCGCTCAAGCGCATCTACCAACAACTGGCCACCGGATTTCGCTCCGCTATTCATTCCCATCCCTCATGACATTAGGTTTGATCTATGGCAGGTGTTATAAACATAGTCCAATATTTGAGGCTCTGGCAGAGTGGCCCGTCACATTAATTTGCAATAACATCATTCCTTTTTGGATTGAATAGGCGATCAAGCACCTAACAACACAACGCTACCGACCTTGACAAAACGCAGCAAGATTACGCCACGATCAAAGATAGGAATTTCGCGATTCAATCACAGTAAATTCAATTTACACTATTGAAATTTTTAAGTGCGTTACTTTGATATCGGCTGTTATGTGTGATTACTGAAAGTTATCACAATGTCGAAATTAAGTATTCTTAAGGAGATCATTGTGAATAAACACGAGATCAAGTTGGTTCAAGACAGCTTCGCGAAGGCAGCCCCCTTAGGAGAGAAGGTTGCAGAGATTTTTTATCAAGAATTATTTGAAATAGACCCTGCGCTGAAATCTATGTTCAAGAACGATATGAAAGACCAGGGCAAGAAGCTACTGTCCGCCTTGACCATGATTGTCCGAAATCTGGAAAACACTGATGTGATCGTGCCTGCCGCCGAAAAGCTTGCAGTCAAACATCTCGATTACGGTGTGACTGCCCGGCACTACACGTTTGTTGGTAATGCACTTCTTCGAACCCTGAAAAAGGGGCTTGGAAACGAATTTACGCCCGAAGTGAGAGAAGCCTGGATTACAGCTTATCAATTGCTCGCGGACGTGATGCGCGCTGCTGCCTATCCGCAACAGCGCTCAGCAGCCCGTGGCTAGGGCCAGGACCCAAGTGTTTTTTAAACAGACTGAACGGTCACCACCTGGAAGGTGTGTAGGTCACCGTCTTCATCTTTGATCGAGACATATTCACCCGGTGTGAACGCGTGCGCTCCAAACCGGTAGCCCGCTTCATCGTCATCATCACCGTCAATGTCATAGTGGAACGCCCATGAACCGCCTGGACGGTGAATCAAATGACCAATCTCCTCGACCTCGTCGCCCCAGAATCGGCGCACGCGGCAATGATCGCGTTCTTTTTTCCAAAGACCGGCGTCAATATGGCCGGTCTCATCCAGTGGTGCTGTAAATTCATACCCATGACGCGCCGAGCCTTGCGGAAACTCTTTGGTCCGGGCCAGGTTCAGCCTGATCTTTTTCAAAGCTGGAAAGTCGTTCATGGAGCCCTCCTAGTGCTGACAAGTACTCTTATATGTGCCACATCGCTGTGACCTTACATTGAGAAGAATCAAACCTGTTAGCGCACCTGTGGGGCAAACTGCCCGTTAACAGACGAAGGACGGATCATGGATCGCACAGACACACAGAACGAGGCACTCTCCTATTTCGAAGGCCTCCCGTCCGACGACCCGTCCCGACCGGATGTGGTCCGCATCGACACCCACGCGAACGTAGTGTTTCTGGTTGGGTCAAAAGCTTACAAGATCAAACGCGCCGTCCAATTCCCCTTTCTCGATTATTCTACATTGGCGCTGCGTGAAGACGCCTGTAAAGCTGAAATCACCTTCAACCAGGCAAATGCACCCGAGATCTACCTCCGGGCGCTGCCAGTTACCCGTCAAGAAGATGGCTCCCTTGCCCTGGACGGAGGTGGCACTCCAATAGAATGGGCGGTTGAGATGAATCGCTTCGACCGCAGCAATGAACTGGACTCTGTCGCTGCCAACAGCGTTTTTTCTTATCGATTGTCCGAACAGCTCGCACAAATGATGGTGTCCGCGCACGCGCATGCTCCGCTGAGAAAGGGGCCGGATTTTTATTCCGAACTCGCTACCTATGTGGATCAAAATGATGCGGCCTTTCACGAGCATCCAGAGTTGTTTGCTTCCGATGAGGTCCATCATTTAACACGCGCTTCAAGAGCAGCCCTTGCGTCCATTCACGATCTGATCCTCAAGCGCGGTGAATTGGGCTTGATCCGGCGGTGCCATGGCGATGCGCACCTGCGCAACATCGTCCTGATAGATGGCAAACTGGTACTTTTCGATGCCGTGGAGTTTTCTGACGCCATTGCCACCAATGACATTCTATATGATCTCGCCTTTTTGCTGATGGACCTTTGGGAACGAGGTCAGCCGAAGGCCGCCAACAGGGTCTTCAATCGTTATCTGGACCTCAGCCCACTAACGGAAAATCCGGAAGGCCTCGCGGCCTTGCCGTTTTACTTGATGATGCGCGCGGCAATCCGCTCCAAAATCGCAGCTGCTTCAGCGCTCAACCAATCTGACCCGGCCTTGAAAGCGGCCCAACAAGCGCAGGCGAAAACCTATTTCAAGTATGCCTTGGGCTTTTTAGAGCCGTCACAGCCGGAGCTTTTGGCAATCGGCGGGCTTTCCGGCACCGGCAAGACGACACTGGCCTATGGACTGGCCCCGGAGATTGGCCGGGCACCGGGCGCGCGGGTGTTACGAACTGATGTCAAACGCAAAAAACTGCTTGGCCTATCAGAAACTGAAAAAGCCCCAAAAAGCGCCTATACCAAAGAAGCTTCCGACAAAATTTATCATGCTGTAGATGCCGAAATGCAGGCTGTGTTAGCTGCAGGTCATTCGGCGATTTATGATGCTGTTTTTGCGGCAGAAGCTGAGCGCACGGCCATTGAGACAGTGAGCGCACGGGTTGAGGCCGGGTTTCACGGTCTTTGGCTTAGCGCCGATGCTGACACACTGAAGCAGCGGATCAAAGCACGTGACGGCGATGCTTCTGACGCAACAGCCGAGATTGTTGATCAGCAACTCACCTACGATCTCGGCCGGATGACCTGGCCGCAGGTGGATGCCGGTGCCGACGCCGACACTGTTCTGCGTCAAGCAAAGGCAGCTTTATAATCTTTTGCCCAGAGCTCTAGAGGCCAGCTGCCCGCATCGCTGCGGCAGCTGCGGCAGCGCAGAAAACGGCCACATATTCCTTGCGCAATTTGATTTGCGCGGCCGCGGCAACGATCAGACATAATCCAACGGCCAGGCCGCCCTTCAAGATGATCGGCAAGATGGTCGAGACGATGATCGCCCCCGGGAGTGCTTCCAGCCCCCGTCGCACGCGGGGTGTCAACGGCATACGCCCCATGACCCAATAGCCGCCGGCACGTAAGGCATAGGTTGCCGCTGTCATCCCCAAAACGGCAAGTACAAACATCATGTCTGCGGAAAAAGCACCATCAGTCATCGAGATACGCCCCCGCAAATGCACCGGCTATCGCGCCGGTAAAGATGCTCCAGTAACCGCCCACCAAGGCCCAGGTGGCTGTTGCTACGACGCCGGCAACCAGCCAGCTCACAGTCTGACGTTTGCCCTTCCACAATGGAACCAGCAGGGCCGCAAAGAAGGCCGGTAGAATAACATCGAGACCAAAAGCCTTCGGATCAGAGATAAGGCTGCCAGCAAAGTATCCTGGGATCACAGACAAGGACCAGACGGTCCAAGTGATCAAACCGCTGCCCAGGTAAATCCCCCAATCCCGCGTGCCTTTGTCATATTCGGACAGGGATATCAGCCAATTGAGATCTGTCAGGAAGTAAAGAGCCGGATAGGTCTTATAGCCCGGCACCTGACCTAACCAAGGCCGCAGGCTGGCTCCGATCAGCAGCATGCGCATATTGACCGCTGCCGTCACACCAACCATTGCCACAAGCGTTCCCCATGTCAGGGGATCGCTGTAGACTTCCATGGCCACAAACTGGCTCGCCCCGGCAAACACCAGGGAATTCATCAATATGGTCTCCAGAAAGGTCAGGCCTTTTTGCGCTGCGACCGTGCCGAAGACCGCGCCCAGCGCGATAATTCCCGGAAACACGGGAACACACAAAAGAGCCCCCTGAACACAGCCTTTGAAGCTGAGGGTGACATTACGTTCCAACATATTTGTCCTGTAGCCGGCTTAGCCGGTCATCGATGGAATTCCAACCATCATTGTTCCTGATCCGCGCCAATAGGACCAATGAAACCTTTTCATCCGGTCTATCAATAATCGTGGTGGAACACGGCTCTTACATCATCACGTCATAGATCATGCGAAGGCCTGTAAACCCGAGGAACAGCGCAAATATCAGCTTCAGTTTTGACGGGTCAATCGCATGGGCGATCTTCGCTCCCAAGGGCGCTGCATAGGTAGACGCAGGAATGATCAAAAAGAAGCCGATCAGATTGACATAACCGAGTGAGAAGGGCGGCCGGCCTTCCGCGTTCCAACCGAAAAAGACCGACAACAGTGTTCCGGGTACCGCAATAATCAGTCCGATCGCGGCAGCCGTACCAACCGCCTTGCGGATCGGATAGTTGAACAAAGTCAATGTGGGTACGCCCAGTGTTCCACCGCCGATGCCCATCATCACTGAGATACCTCCGATCAGAAATCCGAGTACTTCCTTAAGGGGGGAACCTGGAAGAGTGTCAGCCAGCGCCGAGCCGTTTTTCCGGAACATCATGTTGGCAGAGACCGCAAGCGCGACCACGCCAAAGACCAATGTCAACGCGCCGCCGGAGATATTGCCGGCCAAGGTCGCACCAGCGACAACACCGATCGCAATCGCCCACCACCAGCGTTTTAGAAGATCCATATCCACGCTGCCGCGCTGATGATGCGCCCTCGCCGAGGACGTACCAGTTGCCAAAATAGTTGCAAGAGACGTTCCGACCGCAACATGCATCAGAACAGAAGGATCGATCTTCAAGGCAGTGAACATATAGTAGAGAACCGGCACGATCACGATGCCGCCGCCGACCCCCAAAAGACCGGCGATGATCCCTGCCACCAGGCCGGTTGCCAAAAGAGCCGCAGCCAATAGACCAAGCGAAACGAGACTGAGATCTTCCACCAGACGTCCTCATCATTTTATCAGGCGCATTTATCACAAGCTGCCCGTTCCTTAACGAAAAGACAGGAGCGCCAACTGCATACCGGCGTACACAATAGTGACGCCAGGCAAAAACGCCAGCCCACAACATTCATTCCCCGTTTGCACAAATGCAGCTGGTCTCCAGAGCAAGCCTCGATGCAGTTCCGCCACACCTCACTCAAAAACCGGACTACAACACACTTTATACTTGCATGTCAGGCAATCAATCCATGTGATGCGCGCCATCACAGGAGAGCCTATGCCAGCACATCGTCTTGCCGTTTATACATTCAACCAGTTTGTTGCCCCCTTCCAATCGGATGCAATCAAGGGGTTCCGGGATGCCGAACCTGGCGCTTTCGCCGCCATCGAAAATGCAAACGGTTTTTTCGCCCGGTCTGGTTATGACGGTGAAGAAGGACCGGAGAGTTGGGGCCTTCAGGTCTTCCCAAAGTGCTGGCAAAACTTGAATGGTGACGGCTGGGCGCCGTCCACCCTGTCCCTTTGGGACTCCATGGAAGCCTTGATGGCCGCGACCTATCACGGCGACCACGGTGATGCTTACCGGCAAGGCCACAAGTGGCACATAAAGGCTAATCACATTCCTGAATATGTGCTGTGGTGGGTCTCGGACGGCCACCGCCCGGACTGGTCCGAAGCGGTCGCCCGGTTCGAAAACCTCATTGCGGCCGGTCCAAATGCGCAGGCTTTTTCCTTCAAACAAGCCTTTGCACCCAATGGTCAGCGGATCAAACCGGACACCGCACGGATAAAGGCGCTCGCTGCGCTCAACCGAACTTTAAGCACCTCTGCTTGATCGGATCTGACGACTCTGATTGTTCAAGAATAGACGACTAATCGTCAAATGATGGCGCAATTGTAAATCACGACCGACACGACAATCTTAAGACCAACAATGCGGACCGTTCCGCCAAGCTCTTGAAAGGATTGTTGTTATGTCTCAGATCTACCGGGCATCCGAAGCACGCGGCGATGCTGATTTCGGCTGGCTGAAAAGCAAACATACGTTTTCTTTCGGCTCTTATTTTGATCCGAACCACATTGGTTTCGGCGCGCTTAGGGTCATCAACGAAGACCGTGTCGCGCCGACAGCCGGCTTCCCGACTCATCCGCATGAGAACATGGAGATCATCTCCTATGTGGTCTCCGGTGGGCTGGAGCACAAAGACAGCCTTGGCACAGGGTCTGTCATACGTCCTGGTGAGTTGCAGCGCATGAGTGCTGGCACTGGCGTCCGGCACAGCGAATACAATGCCTCGAGCACAGATCCGGTGCACTTCCTGCAGATCTGGATCGTGCCGGAAGAAGACGGACTTGCTCCGAGTTACGAGCAGAAGGCGTTTCCAACCGAGGAGCGTAAGGACGCTCTGCGGCTGATTGGTTCCCGCGACGGCCGCAACGGGTCGGTTACGATCAATCAGGATGTCGACCTTTACGGCTCGCTCCTGACTGCGGACCGCAGCCTTGCGTTTGACGTTCGTTCCAGCCGCAAGGTTTGGGTCCAGATCGTCAGGGGCAAATTGAATGTCAATGGCCAGCAGTTGACCGCTGGCGATGGCCTCGGGGTCCTAGAGCAAGGTGCACTTTCATTGAGCGCCCAGGAAGACTCAGAATTTCTGTTGTTCGACCTGGCCGCCTAACTGCACCAAATCCTGGAAGCGCGCAGTGCATTCCCTGCGCGTCCTATGTAGAGGAAACATCATGACCGAAACCGTCCTTCCGACAATCAGCCTGGAAGTCGAGGGAGCCAAAGGCCGCTACGTTGCCATCGTCGACGGCATCCCGGATCCAGCCGAATTAACTTACTCGATCGTCAACGACCGCCTGATTATTGCCGATCACACTGGCGTGCCGGACACGATGCGCGGGCTTGGTGTCGGCAAAGCACTGGTGGAACGACTGGTCTCTGATGCACGGGAAAAACAGTTCAAGATCATGCCGCTATGCCCCTATGTAAATGCCCAGCGACAAAAACACCCAGAATGGGCGGACGTTTTCCAGAACTAACGCTGTTGGATCAGTTGCGCCGAAGAGACGGTTATGCCCTCCTGAATGACAACGCTGGTCGGAACACCGCAGCCACGCAGCGTGTGAAGCGCGTCGGTCAGGAGGTCTCCGGCCTGCTCAAAGGCGGCGGAAGTTATGTCGGGCCCTGCAGAGCGAATACCGTCGGCTGCCTCGCGCAAACCAACCAGATTGGCATTCAGCTCCGTCAATTGACGTTTCAGCTCCGGATCTGCTTTCAGGCTTGGGCTTTGCAACCACTCTGATATCTCTTGAACCCGATCATCCAGGTTTTCCAAATTGTCTTTGAATTCCGCCGGCGTGACTTGCAGGCGTGCAAGCGTTGCTCCCGTCACCGCGCCGGCGACACGGGTACCGGCTTCTTCAACCTGGTGAAGCACCAACAACGCCAAAACACTTGCAGCGATCACCAGTAAAGCCGTTGCATTGATCAGGGCCAGCAGCAACTGTCCTGGCAGCCGGATCAATCTGCCCCAAAGTCCCTGCCGCTCTTTCGCCATTGCCGTATCTCCCTCGTACCTGCCGCCGGAAAACAGTCGGCGCTGTCAGATTGAAGTCTGTTCAAGAAACACGGCAAGCTAACACGGTTCCGTTAAGGGAGTTCCCAACGTACCTGATGCGCGAAATTTATTATTTGTGGGGGAATGGTACAGACGAGTGGATTCGAACCACCGACCTTCGGAGCCACAATCCGACGCTCTAACCAACTGAGCTACGTCTGCATAAGGCCTGAACTAGCGCGGGCTATATTTGCCCGGTCCGCCGATTTCAAGGGCGACTTCTAACGCCGTTTTTTCCGTCCGGCAAGCGCCAATTTTTAGAAAAATACAGCTTGTTGAAAAGCAAATGCCCGAAGCGAGAGGCTCCGGGCATAAAAACTCGTCACGGCATAGATGCCTGCAGTCTTAGTTGACCTTCAAATCCTTGAAGGACTTTTCGACCGCTTCCTTGACCGGAGCAGAAACGTCGGTGCTAAGCTTGGTGGCCAGTTCCTGCATTTCTTTGGTCTGGGCGCTTAGCGTGTCAAATTGCTGACGTGCAAACGTGGACTGCAGCTCGATGGCTTCGGCAACAGTCTTTACAGACATGATGTCTTTCATGAAGCTGAAAGTCGCATCAACGTTAGCTTTGGCCGCATCAACAGCCTTGTGATTGAACTCAACCACGCCCTGGCGGGAAGTTTCAAAAGTATCTTCCATCAGATCGGTTGCATCTTCAGCAGCGGTTTTCACCTTGGCGTAGGCTTCACGTGCGTTTTCGATGCCTTGTTCGGTTGCTTCACGGAAAGCAGCCGGAACTTCCATTTTCGGCATTGCGAAAGCTTCAAAGTCCGGGAATGCAGCGGCAGCGGCCGGAGCAGCTTTGGCTTTGGAAGCACGGGCTTTGGTAGCCGGTTTTGCAGCAGTTGTCTCAGTCATGATCTCATCTCCTAGAGTCCGGATGCGATCATTGGTGAAAATCATCTCCGCCGGTCGTCTCCCGGCGGACCCTGTCGTCATCCGCATCCCCTACATAGGACACCTCTTGTTGCATTGCAATATTTTTTTGCATTGCACAATCAACTTTCCGTCGCGTTCATGCGGTTTTCCCGGGATGCAAATGCCCGGCACACGACCAAGAATTGATTTTCCGGATGTTCTCGCAGGCGCCAGCAGGTGGATGGGAATGCCACTGAAGCAAAGGCCTGACGCTTGCCGCTGGGCGGTAAGTTCCTTGCTCATAATGGTTTGGCGCAGGGATCTGCGCCAAACTCCTTGATACTCTTCTGATTGGGGTCAGTCCTTTTGAGACGCCGCTTTGGTCGCTTCGGAAACAGTCTTTGTGGCCGAATTGGAGAACTCCCGTGCCTGTTCTCCAAGGGCTTCCATCTGGGACCGCAGATAGTCCTGCTGCAGCTTCATCATATCTTCGACACTGCCCGCCCGTGCGAGATCCTGAGCGAACTTAAATGCAGAATTGACGTGTTCTTCGGCATAGCTCAGGGCTTTTTTGTTGGCGTCTGCCGCCCCCGCCTGCACGGCATGAGCGCTTTCTTCCACATTGCTGACGGCCTTGTGGGTTGCACCCATTAAATCGTCAAAAGCCTTACGTGCTTGATCTACGCTCTTTTCAGCAAAATCACGCATTTGATCAGGCACTTCAAAACCGGTCTTATCAGCTGTCATTCTGGCATTCCTCGGTTTGGGAGAAGAATTGAAATTCGTACTTGCAAGAACTTTCCATGCCAAAAATTCGTAACATGCATATGGCAGCGCGGCAAATACATGCCCTCCGATTAACCACGCCTTCATGTAAGTCCTTTAGCAACCGTGCTTATCGTGGACGATACGGCTGTTTCCCGGTATTAACAGAGTGTTAACATTGCTGATGAAAGCCCGGCGGGCGCGTTACACCTCCCTTGCCGGATGACCATTTGGAGCAGAGCATGGACCATCAGACCCAAACCTTTCTGGACCTGACTGGCACGACCGATTTGGTCGAGCTTGTGCCAGATCGGCGGGCGGCATGGTTGTGGTCCTCGGATGGTGGACGCGTGCTTTGGGCAAACGCGGCTGGCGCTGCTTTCTTTTCTGCACAATCCATCAATGATTTAGCAAATTTGGCTGCGTTGGAGCGCTCGCCTGCCCGTCCACATATTGCACGTATAGCCGCTTCTGGGTTTACCGACCGCTTCAGTATCGACCGCCTGCGGTTCTACCGCGGTCTCAGAGTTATGTTGCTGACCTGCCAGTGCAAAAAGGTAGACCTCGCAGATGGCGAAACCGCAGCTCTGATAGTCTGTGCCGACAAAGGATTTACGACGACCAAAGATCCGGTCACGACGTTTGCACATTTGGTGGCTGGGGCTGAGACATCTGTGTTTGTCACCGACAACGGTGCTGTAAAAGAAACCACTGGAGCATTGACTGGCACTCCGGAAAACCTGGAATTGCCCAGGGGCCAAATGGCGCTTTATGGACCTCTTGACTTGGCTGGCGCCTTGCACAACGGCGCGGTTTTTAAATTGCCAGACGCGCAAAAACTCGTCGTGCTGGACAACCAAGAGATTGAAGCCGGTCTGCAAGATACGCCTCTGCCCGCTGCCGATACGGCTGAAGAACTCCCCGATCACCCGACCGAAGGAACTGGCGAAGAACCCTCTGCTTGGGCCCGGGCCGATGCTCTAGACACGGAACAGCAGCCCAGCGCGCTGCACGACACGGTACCGGAAACAGGCGACAAACTAGAAACCTCAGCATCAGACACGGTCGACGATGTACTGGTGAACACGGCTCCAGAAAACAGCGCGACAGGTGAAGAACTTCCAGTCGCTGAATTGGATACCGAAGAACCTTCCGAAGCAGGCGATGCTGCTGGAGACGGTGAGGTCATGGAGGCTGCCGCGTCCTTAGATGATACGCCGGAAGCAACCGAAGACACCGATGCGGTAGAGGAAACTGCTGTCCCTGAAACAACAGCTGAACTTGTTCCGGACGATGCTGAAGACATCAAGACCGAGGAGTTTGTTTTTCAGCCAGGGCGGCGGCCGGTCCGCTTTGCCTGGAAAATGGATATCAACCAGCGCTTCACGTTCCTGTCCGATGAGTTTTCTGAGGTGGTGGGACCGGCAAGCGCCGACATCGTTGGCTTGACCTGGGCCGAAGTTGCCGACCGGTTCGACCTCGATCCACGCGGCAGCATTGCCAGGGCACTCGACCGCCGCGACACCTGGAGCGGCAAAACCGTCGATTGGCCAGTCACAGATGCCGCGCTCCGCGTCCCTGTCGATATGGCGGCGCTGCCAGCGTTTGACCGCAACCGGAAATTTGAAGGTTACCGCGGCTTTGGTGTTTGCCGGGCAGCTGATGCCAAACCTGGTAGCCGGATCGCAGTCCTCAGCCCGGCCATGGCGGCCTTTGATGAGGGTCTCGGGGTAGATGACGCTGATACTCCAGCAGAACCCGACAAACCTGTAGCTGAAACTGCATCAGAAATTGCGGAAGTGGAGGTAGAAACCCAAGTTTCTGCCATTGAGACAGCAACACCAGAAACGGTTGAGGCTGTCTCCCCCCCTGCCCCGGCTGCAGAAGAGCTTAAGCCAAAACAACCGGATGCGTTGGCCGGCAAAACATTTATCGGCGCCAGCGCCGCGGCCTTGGTGGGATCCCTTGCCCGCTTTACTGGAACGACACCACCACCCAAAACAGAACATACCGCTCCGGCGGCACCGTCACTCAATCCCTCTCAAGATGATGCGGACACAGCCAATCCAGATCCGGATGACGTTTCCGAGGAAACCGCAGCAAACGATGCTGACACCGCGATTGAGGAACCGCTGACGGCTGCCGTTGCTATGGACGAAGTTCTGGAGCAGGCGGCTGCGCCTTCAACTACAGAAGAAACACCCGCGTCTGAACCAGTTGAGCCTGCCGAAAATGTCGAAAATGAATTGGCTGACGAGGGCGCGTCAGAAGCGTTTGAAGAGACACCGCCTACTGATGACAGCGGATTGATCACCGAAAACGCCGACGATGAAACCGGCGATGTAGAACCATCTGCTGCGGATCTACCGGCCGATGCTGAGATCGAAACGCCAGCAGACAGCTCAGCCTCTGCGGAGACCGAAACATCATTGGCAGATCTCGAAAGCTCCGAAGATGAACCCGCGGGAATCTCTGGAACAGCTTCTCTTGATGCCGCTGAAATTGA
Proteins encoded:
- a CDS encoding sulfite exporter TauE/SafE family protein — its product is MEDLSLVSLGLLAAALLATGLVAGIIAGLLGVGGGIVIVPVLYYMFTALKIDPSVLMHVAVGTSLATILATGTSSARAHHQRGSVDMDLLKRWWWAIAIGVVAGATLAGNISGGALTLVFGVVALAVSANMMFRKNGSALADTLPGSPLKEVLGFLIGGISVMMGIGGGTLGVPTLTLFNYPIRKAVGTAAAIGLIIAVPGTLLSVFFGWNAEGRPPFSLGYVNLIGFFLIIPASTYAAPLGAKIAHAIDPSKLKLIFALFLGFTGLRMIYDVMM
- a CDS encoding AzlC family ABC transporter permease; its protein translation is MLERNVTLSFKGCVQGALLCVPVFPGIIALGAVFGTVAAQKGLTFLETILMNSLVFAGASQFVAMEVYSDPLTWGTLVAMVGVTAAVNMRMLLIGASLRPWLGQVPGYKTYPALYFLTDLNWLISLSEYDKGTRDWGIYLGSGLITWTVWSLSVIPGYFAGSLISDPKAFGLDVILPAFFAALLVPLWKGKRQTVSWLVAGVVATATWALVGGYWSIFTGAIAGAFAGAYLDD
- a CDS encoding DUF3291 domain-containing protein, whose product is MPAHRLAVYTFNQFVAPFQSDAIKGFRDAEPGAFAAIENANGFFARSGYDGEEGPESWGLQVFPKCWQNLNGDGWAPSTLSLWDSMEALMAATYHGDHGDAYRQGHKWHIKANHIPEYVLWWVSDGHRPDWSEAVARFENLIAAGPNAQAFSFKQAFAPNGQRIKPDTARIKALAALNRTLSTSA
- a CDS encoding globin family protein, producing MNKHEIKLVQDSFAKAAPLGEKVAEIFYQELFEIDPALKSMFKNDMKDQGKKLLSALTMIVRNLENTDVIVPAAEKLAVKHLDYGVTARHYTFVGNALLRTLKKGLGNEFTPEVREAWITAYQLLADVMRAAAYPQQRSAARG
- a CDS encoding thiamine pyrophosphate-binding protein produces the protein MNSGAKSGGQLLVDALERHGAERVYCVPGESYLAVLDALHDASIPVTVCRQEGGAAMMADAHGKLTGKPGICMVTRGPGATNASAGVHVAAQDSTPMILFIGQIERGMREREAFQEVDYRQMFGGIAKWVAEIDHADRVPEFISRAYHVATSGRPGPVVLALPEDTLVELADVAQPPAWQQVETYPGLPQMADLQKRLWAAERPIAILGGSRWSEEAVAAFTRFAERFDLPVACSFRRQMLFDNLHPNYAGDVGIGINPKLLARVKASDLILLVGGRLSEMPSQSYSLLDIPAPSQQLVHVHADAEELGRVYRADLSINASPTAFCKAVEGLQPPAELKGAGEAEKAHQDYLGWSGARPEIPGSLQMSGVMEWLENNLPEDVVCTNGAGNYATWLHRFHRFRRFATQAAPTSGSMGYGLPAAVAGKLTFPDREVVCFAGDGCLQMTMQEFGTACQEAANIIVLVIDNGMYGTIRMHQERTYPGRPSATKLVNPDFAELAKCYGAFGETVETTEEFGPAYERARASGKPAILHLKLDPEAITPGASLSQIRAAAEKG
- a CDS encoding bifunctional aminoglycoside phosphotransferase/ATP-binding protein; this encodes MDRTDTQNEALSYFEGLPSDDPSRPDVVRIDTHANVVFLVGSKAYKIKRAVQFPFLDYSTLALREDACKAEITFNQANAPEIYLRALPVTRQEDGSLALDGGGTPIEWAVEMNRFDRSNELDSVAANSVFSYRLSEQLAQMMVSAHAHAPLRKGPDFYSELATYVDQNDAAFHEHPELFASDEVHHLTRASRAALASIHDLILKRGELGLIRRCHGDAHLRNIVLIDGKLVLFDAVEFSDAIATNDILYDLAFLLMDLWERGQPKAANRVFNRYLDLSPLTENPEGLAALPFYLMMRAAIRSKIAAASALNQSDPALKAAQQAQAKTYFKYALGFLEPSQPELLAIGGLSGTGKTTLAYGLAPEIGRAPGARVLRTDVKRKKLLGLSETEKAPKSAYTKEASDKIYHAVDAEMQAVLAAGHSAIYDAVFAAEAERTAIETVSARVEAGFHGLWLSADADTLKQRIKARDGDASDATAEIVDQQLTYDLGRMTWPQVDAGADADTVLRQAKAAL
- a CDS encoding AzlD family protein, which encodes MTDGAFSADMMFVLAVLGMTAATYALRAGGYWVMGRMPLTPRVRRGLEALPGAIIVSTILPIILKGGLAVGLCLIVAAAAQIKLRKEYVAVFCAAAAAAAMRAAGL